A window of Haliscomenobacter hydrossis DSM 1100 contains these coding sequences:
- a CDS encoding sulfatase — MKHLLAVLLLLSNAILFAQKPMNVIFILADDHRYDAMGFTGKFPGLKTPNLDRMALQGCHVEKACVATALCSPSRASILTGQYPHKHTVVDNQAPIPPGLVFFPQLLQKKGYNTAFLGKWHMGDADDQPQPGFDYWLSFKGQGVYYNPTFNINGQQVPHKDSAYISDLLTDYAVDWIKAQPAKKPFFLYLSHKGVHALFEPAKRHKGMYKNLRFTPPPSMFMTARDTSKYLELKNSRISPELKPFVENQRDQPNWVYDQRHSWHGVDYMYHGYISFYEFYQQYLETLMAVDESVGRVLDYVSSSALANNTMVIYMGDNGFSFGEHGLIDKRHAYEESMRVPMLMYAPKLVPAGSKLTQVIQNIDLAPTILEMAGLKTPTYMQGKSFLPLLKGEKIAWKDRAFYEYFWEYDFPQTPTMFALRTDRYKYIYNHGVWGINELYDLQNDPHEMNNLIRSTAHQEVASQMRTDIFNWLEQTGGLQIPLRPMTSDHKRGDHKYKNTY; from the coding sequence ATGAAACACCTGCTAGCAGTCCTACTTTTACTTTCCAACGCTATCCTTTTTGCCCAAAAGCCCATGAATGTCATTTTCATCCTGGCCGATGATCACCGCTATGACGCCATGGGTTTTACCGGAAAATTCCCCGGTTTAAAAACGCCGAACCTCGACCGCATGGCCCTGCAAGGCTGTCATGTGGAAAAAGCCTGTGTTGCCACCGCGCTTTGCTCGCCCAGTCGCGCCAGCATCCTCACCGGGCAATACCCCCATAAACATACTGTGGTAGACAATCAGGCACCAATTCCTCCGGGGCTGGTCTTTTTCCCGCAATTGCTACAAAAAAAAGGCTACAATACCGCCTTTTTGGGCAAATGGCACATGGGTGACGCCGACGATCAACCCCAACCCGGCTTTGATTATTGGTTGAGTTTTAAGGGGCAAGGCGTTTATTACAACCCCACTTTCAACATCAATGGCCAACAGGTGCCCCATAAAGACAGCGCTTATATCAGCGATTTGTTGACCGATTACGCAGTTGATTGGATCAAGGCGCAGCCCGCTAAAAAGCCCTTTTTCCTGTACCTCTCGCACAAAGGAGTACACGCGCTTTTTGAACCCGCCAAGCGCCATAAAGGCATGTACAAGAACTTGAGGTTTACCCCGCCGCCTTCCATGTTCATGACCGCGCGGGATACCAGCAAGTACCTCGAACTGAAAAATAGCCGGATCAGTCCTGAGCTGAAACCCTTTGTAGAAAACCAGCGTGATCAGCCCAATTGGGTCTACGACCAGCGCCACAGTTGGCATGGGGTGGACTACATGTACCACGGCTACATCAGTTTTTACGAGTTCTACCAGCAGTACCTGGAAACCCTCATGGCGGTGGATGAAAGTGTAGGGCGGGTACTGGATTACGTAAGTTCCAGTGCTTTGGCCAACAATACCATGGTGATTTATATGGGGGACAATGGTTTCAGCTTTGGCGAACACGGCCTGATCGACAAACGCCACGCCTACGAGGAATCCATGCGCGTGCCCATGCTGATGTACGCGCCCAAACTCGTGCCTGCGGGCAGCAAGTTGACACAGGTGATTCAAAACATCGATTTGGCGCCCACCATTTTGGAGATGGCAGGCCTCAAAACGCCAACCTATATGCAGGGTAAATCTTTTTTACCTCTGCTGAAAGGTGAAAAAATAGCCTGGAAAGACCGGGCCTTTTACGAGTATTTTTGGGAATATGATTTCCCGCAAACCCCGACCATGTTTGCGCTGCGTACCGACCGGTACAAGTACATTTACAACCACGGGGTATGGGGCATCAATGAATTGTACGATTTACAAAACGATCCCCACGAAATGAACAACCTCATCCGCAGTACCGCCCACCAGGAGGTAGCCAGCCAAATGCGGACGGATATTTTTAACTGGTTGGAACAAACCGGAGGTTTACAAATTCCATTGCGGCCAATGACGTCCGATCATAAACGCGGTGACCACAAATACAAAAACACCTACTAA
- a CDS encoding sulfatase has product MSKFYSMLLLALSLFVDGWKTPTAKEKLPNIVLIFMDDLGYGDLSCYGALNYKTPNLDKLAVEGIRFTNFLSAQPVCTASRVGLLTGCYPNRLSMSGALFPGAKVGINANETTLAELFKQKNYTTGIFGKWHLGDNQKFLPLQHGFDEYFGIPFSNDMWPVWYDGKPATAEQAGKFRFPPLALMEGNTKIEEISTLEKQGLLTKRLTERAVSFIQKNKKNPFFLYLPHPMPHVPIEASPAFKGKSKQGIYGDVIMEIDWSVGQIMQALAANGLDKNTLVIFTSDNGPWYNFGSHAGSNGGFREGKGTSFEGGFRVPCIMRWKGRVPAGAICNQLSSTIDILPTLADLCQLKLPEHKIDGFSMLPILNGNTEYEVRKNFYYYYYRNDLQAVRSGHWKLILPHKGRSYLNQLPGENGFPGASPEDTVFPMGLYDLRRDPGEAYDVQKKYPEVVEELLKLAEAARADLGDNLTKRVGANVRVSGIY; this is encoded by the coding sequence ATGAGCAAGTTCTATTCCATGCTGTTACTCGCTTTATCCCTTTTTGTCGATGGCTGGAAAACACCCACAGCAAAGGAAAAACTGCCCAATATTGTCCTGATCTTTATGGATGACCTGGGCTACGGGGATTTGAGTTGTTACGGTGCTTTGAACTACAAAACCCCGAACCTGGACAAACTTGCGGTGGAGGGCATCCGCTTTACCAATTTTCTGTCGGCGCAACCGGTGTGTACCGCCTCACGGGTGGGTTTGCTCACGGGCTGTTACCCGAATCGATTGAGCATGTCCGGGGCTTTGTTTCCGGGAGCCAAGGTGGGCATCAACGCGAATGAAACTACCCTGGCGGAATTGTTCAAGCAAAAAAACTACACCACAGGTATTTTTGGCAAATGGCACCTGGGGGACAACCAGAAATTTTTGCCCTTACAACACGGTTTTGATGAATACTTCGGCATTCCTTTTTCCAACGACATGTGGCCGGTATGGTACGATGGCAAACCCGCCACTGCCGAACAAGCGGGCAAATTCCGCTTTCCCCCATTGGCTCTGATGGAAGGCAATACCAAAATTGAGGAGATCAGCACCTTGGAAAAGCAAGGGTTGTTGACCAAACGCCTTACCGAGCGGGCGGTATCTTTTATTCAAAAAAATAAAAAAAATCCTTTTTTCCTGTATTTACCTCATCCCATGCCGCACGTGCCCATTGAGGCTTCGCCAGCGTTTAAGGGCAAAAGCAAGCAGGGCATTTACGGCGACGTCATCATGGAAATAGATTGGTCGGTGGGGCAAATTATGCAGGCTTTAGCGGCCAATGGTTTGGACAAAAATACCCTGGTGATCTTTACCAGTGACAATGGCCCCTGGTACAATTTTGGGAGCCACGCGGGTTCCAACGGCGGTTTTCGCGAAGGCAAAGGTACCTCTTTTGAAGGAGGATTTCGGGTTCCCTGCATCATGCGGTGGAAAGGGCGGGTGCCTGCGGGTGCGATTTGTAACCAGTTGTCTTCCACCATCGACATACTGCCCACCCTTGCTGATTTGTGTCAGCTCAAATTGCCCGAGCACAAAATTGACGGCTTCAGCATGTTGCCCATCCTGAACGGCAATACCGAATACGAGGTTCGCAAAAACTTCTATTATTACTACTACCGCAATGACCTACAGGCCGTGCGCAGCGGGCATTGGAAACTAATTTTGCCCCACAAAGGCCGCTCCTACCTCAACCAATTGCCCGGAGAGAACGGCTTTCCTGGAGCTTCACCCGAGGACACCGTTTTCCCTATGGGGCTTTACGACCTGCGCCGCGATCCCGGTGAGGCATATGATGTGCAAAAAAAATACCCGGAGGTAGTGGAAGAATTGCTCAAACTGGCGGAAGCGGCTCGGGCAGATTTGGGGGATAATTTGACGAAACGGGTTGGCGCGAATGTGCGGGTGAGTGGGATTTATTGA